One Pseudonocardia abyssalis DNA segment encodes these proteins:
- a CDS encoding DUF692 domain-containing protein, with protein MVAEATGALPTGLGIGWRSEIAGVVSAIDALGFTEVIAESLAPADPPRGVADLRGRGVPVVPHGVRLSLGGTDALDAGRVTHLAACAAALGAPLVSEHVAFVRAGGRDAGHLLPLPRSREALDVLVANVARTQAELDVPLALEPVAALFDWPDDEYTEGEFLTALLDRTGALLLLDVANVHANAVNRGQDPEAVLESFPLDRIAYVHVAGGAEHDGLHHDTHTAAVPDAVLGLLSALVDRLPAPPAVMLERDGHYPPAAALHAELAAIRSATAPARRGPAVRGSGPAGRGPAARGSGSFTGAPLTDRQTVLVANLVAGGPRPPAVDPGRLDATRRALLRKRAGLAAVEWPLLAASYGDRWASVFARHRDGCEPVGALRDGWDVARSVDDLGPGAARELAERESALRYDGRSTPLPRLRTRVRRRLRI; from the coding sequence GTGGTGGCTGAGGCCACCGGGGCCCTCCCCACGGGCCTGGGTATCGGCTGGCGATCCGAGATCGCCGGCGTGGTGTCCGCAATCGATGCCCTCGGGTTCACCGAGGTCATCGCCGAGTCCCTCGCTCCCGCAGATCCGCCTCGAGGGGTGGCGGATCTGCGGGGGCGTGGTGTCCCCGTCGTCCCGCACGGTGTGCGGCTGTCACTCGGCGGCACCGACGCGCTCGACGCGGGCCGCGTCACCCACCTCGCCGCGTGCGCCGCGGCGCTCGGTGCGCCGCTGGTGAGCGAGCACGTCGCGTTCGTCCGGGCCGGGGGCCGCGACGCCGGGCACCTCCTGCCGCTGCCCCGCTCCCGCGAGGCGCTCGACGTCCTCGTCGCCAACGTGGCCCGCACACAGGCCGAGCTGGACGTCCCGCTCGCGCTGGAGCCCGTCGCGGCCCTGTTCGACTGGCCCGACGACGAGTACACCGAGGGCGAGTTCCTCACCGCGCTGCTCGACCGCACCGGCGCGCTGCTGCTCCTCGACGTCGCCAACGTGCACGCCAACGCCGTCAACCGCGGACAGGACCCCGAGGCCGTGCTGGAGTCGTTCCCGCTCGACCGCATCGCGTACGTGCACGTCGCGGGCGGCGCCGAGCACGACGGGCTGCACCACGACACCCACACCGCGGCCGTCCCCGACGCCGTGCTCGGGCTGCTGTCCGCACTCGTCGACCGGCTCCCCGCGCCGCCCGCGGTGATGCTCGAACGCGACGGCCACTACCCGCCCGCGGCGGCCCTGCATGCCGAACTGGCCGCGATCCGCTCCGCCACCGCCCCTGCGAGACGCGGCCCCGCGGTGCGCGGGTCGGGGCCCGCGGGTCGGGGTCCTGCTGCGCGGGGATCGGGGTCGTTCACCGGAGCCCCCCTCACCGACCGGCAGACGGTGCTCGTCGCGAACCTGGTGGCGGGCGGTCCGCGACCCCCGGCCGTCGACCCCGGCCGCCTCGACGCCACCCGGCGTGCTCTGCTCCGCAAGCGTGCCGGCCTGGCCGCCGTCGAGTGGCCGCTGCTCGCGGCGTCCTACGGCGACCGGTGGGCCTCGGTGTTCGCCCGGCACCGCGACGGGTGCGAACCGGTCGGGGCCCTGCGCGACGGCTGGGACGTCGCCCGGTCCGTCGACGACCTGGGCCCGGGCGCCGCCCGCGAGCTCGCCGAACGCGAGTCCGCCCTGCGCTACGACGGGCGGAGCACCCCGCTCCCCCGGCTGCGCACCCGGGTCCGTCGCCGTCTCCGCATCTGA
- a CDS encoding GNAT family N-acetyltransferase: MEINAGAWYLRVPRADDRMNDGPAVLASCLDPEIRRWRHRPPADPAEADAYIRRRALDWARDERYTWAVCEPTTGEMLGEVSLDHVDLPMAQAEAACWALPAARGTGMITTALSAVLRFGFAGLGLHRVGYLWAAGNTASGRVAEKCGFRPEGRMRDAWLADGTYHDVVVTGLLATDR; this comes from the coding sequence GTGGAGATCAACGCCGGCGCGTGGTACCTCCGGGTGCCGCGCGCCGACGACCGGATGAACGACGGTCCGGCCGTGCTCGCGTCCTGCCTCGATCCGGAGATCCGGCGCTGGCGGCACCGACCGCCCGCCGACCCGGCCGAGGCCGACGCCTACATCCGGCGCCGCGCCCTCGACTGGGCCCGCGACGAGCGCTATACCTGGGCCGTCTGCGAGCCCACGACCGGCGAGATGCTGGGCGAGGTCTCGCTCGACCACGTCGACCTGCCGATGGCCCAGGCCGAGGCCGCGTGCTGGGCCCTGCCCGCCGCCCGCGGCACCGGCATGATCACCACGGCCCTGTCGGCCGTGCTGCGCTTCGGGTTCGCCGGGCTGGGGCTGCACCGCGTCGGCTACCTGTGGGCCGCGGGCAACACCGCGTCCGGCCGGGTCGCGGAGAAGTGCGGCTTCCGCCCCGAGGGCCGCATGCGCGACGCCTGGCTGGCCGACGGCACCTACCACGACGTGGTCGTCACGGGCCTCCTGGCGACGGATCGTTGA
- a CDS encoding TIGR04222 domain-containing membrane protein: MAGDTWGISGPEFLLGYLLLAAVVGVAAVRHRRALAEGPDRPAHDLGGHDVAYLNGGADLAVTSALTAMHLTGTVAPVKGSIHAVGRLAPGADALERAVHFTTGSPVQRSRLPLHGPVRSALDGIEKRLVAAGLLLSEPRRRAIRATGWWLGAVALLGLLRLLAGVAESRPVGFLVVALLAVSLVTVVLLVRAPRRTRAGDRLLARLAQEHHALAPAQRPDWVAYGPATAALGVGIFGASALWASDPAFAEELALQRATTGSGDVGYVGGGGDGGGGGDGGGGGGGGGGCGGGCGG, from the coding sequence ATGGCCGGTGACACCTGGGGCATCAGCGGGCCGGAGTTCCTGCTCGGCTACCTGCTGCTCGCCGCGGTGGTGGGGGTCGCGGCCGTGCGCCACCGTCGCGCGCTGGCCGAGGGTCCCGATCGTCCCGCCCACGACCTGGGCGGGCACGACGTGGCCTACCTCAACGGCGGGGCCGACCTCGCCGTCACCTCGGCGCTGACGGCGATGCACCTCACCGGCACGGTCGCGCCGGTCAAGGGCTCGATCCACGCGGTCGGCCGGCTCGCCCCGGGCGCCGACGCGCTGGAGCGGGCCGTCCACTTCACCACCGGCAGCCCGGTGCAGCGGTCGCGGCTGCCGCTGCACGGGCCCGTCCGCTCCGCCCTCGACGGCATCGAGAAGCGCCTCGTCGCCGCAGGCCTGCTGCTGTCCGAACCGCGGCGCCGGGCGATCCGGGCGACGGGCTGGTGGCTGGGCGCGGTCGCGCTGCTCGGGCTGCTGCGCCTGCTGGCCGGTGTGGCCGAGAGCCGGCCGGTGGGGTTCCTGGTCGTCGCCCTGCTCGCCGTCTCGCTCGTCACGGTCGTGCTGCTGGTGCGCGCGCCGCGGCGCACCCGGGCCGGTGACCGCCTCCTGGCCCGTCTCGCGCAGGAGCACCACGCCCTCGCCCCCGCCCAGCGCCCCGACTGGGTCGCCTACGGTCCGGCCACCGCCGCGCTCGGCGTCGGGATCTTCGGGGCGAGCGCGCTCTGGGCCTCCGACCCGGCGTTCGCCGAGGAACTCGCCCTGCAGCGCGCGACCACCGGGTCGGGCGACGTCGGCTACGTCGGCGGAGGCGGCGACGGGGGCGGGGGCGGCGACGGGGGCGGCGGGGGCGGCGGGGGCGGCGGATGCGGCGGCGGGTGTGGTGGCTGA
- a CDS encoding NAD(P)H-quinone dehydrogenase encodes MTRIVIMGGGPAGYEAALVAAQHGSDVTVVEQEGMGGACVLHDCVPSKTFISSAGIRVDLHRAPELGLTAGPDSVGVDLPRVNSRVKGLALAQSADVRARVEREGVRIVRGTATFTDEPAARAPHVVESRTADGTREIHPADVVLIATGATPRVLDDARPDGERILTWRDLYDLPELPEHLIVVGSGVTGAEFVSAYVEIGVRVTLVSSRDRVLPGEDADASAVLQDVFAERGVEILGQARADSVRRTEDGDGVVVTLADGRTVTGSHALMTVGSVPNTADLGLEKIGVETDRGGFIPVDRVSRTSVPGVYAAGDCTGLLMLASVAAMQGRIAMWHALGEGVAPIKLKTVASAVFTRPEIATVGISQRAIDAGEVPARTIMLPLSTNPRAKMQGLRRGFVKLFCRPATGVVVGGVVVAPVASELILPIALAVQNGLTVDDLAYTFSVYPSLSGSITEAGRQLMRHGDLD; translated from the coding sequence GTGACTCGCATCGTGATCATGGGCGGTGGCCCGGCCGGCTACGAGGCGGCACTGGTGGCGGCGCAGCACGGCAGCGACGTGACCGTCGTCGAGCAGGAGGGCATGGGCGGAGCCTGCGTCCTGCACGACTGCGTGCCGTCCAAGACGTTCATCTCCTCCGCCGGGATCCGCGTCGACCTGCACCGTGCCCCCGAGCTCGGCCTCACCGCCGGGCCCGACTCCGTGGGCGTCGACCTGCCGCGGGTCAACAGCCGGGTCAAGGGCCTCGCGCTCGCCCAGTCCGCCGACGTGCGGGCGCGCGTCGAGCGCGAGGGCGTGCGGATCGTCCGCGGCACCGCCACCTTCACCGACGAACCGGCGGCCCGCGCGCCGCACGTCGTCGAGTCGCGCACGGCCGACGGCACCCGCGAGATCCATCCCGCCGACGTCGTGCTGATCGCCACCGGCGCCACCCCCCGCGTCCTCGACGACGCCCGCCCCGACGGCGAGCGCATCCTCACCTGGCGCGACCTCTACGACCTCCCCGAGCTGCCCGAGCACCTGATCGTCGTCGGGTCGGGCGTCACGGGCGCGGAGTTCGTGTCGGCCTACGTCGAGATCGGCGTGCGTGTCACGCTGGTCTCCAGCCGCGACCGCGTGCTCCCCGGTGAGGACGCCGACGCCTCCGCTGTGCTGCAGGACGTGTTCGCCGAGCGGGGCGTGGAGATCCTCGGGCAGGCGCGGGCCGACTCGGTGCGCCGCACCGAGGACGGCGACGGGGTCGTCGTGACGCTCGCCGACGGCCGCACCGTCACCGGCTCGCACGCGCTGATGACGGTCGGATCGGTGCCCAACACCGCCGATCTCGGGCTGGAGAAGATCGGCGTCGAGACCGACCGCGGCGGGTTCATCCCCGTCGACCGGGTGTCGCGGACGAGCGTCCCCGGCGTCTACGCGGCGGGCGACTGCACCGGCCTGCTCATGCTCGCCTCCGTCGCGGCGATGCAGGGGCGGATCGCGATGTGGCACGCGCTCGGTGAGGGTGTCGCGCCGATCAAGCTCAAGACGGTGGCGTCGGCGGTGTTCACCCGCCCGGAGATCGCGACCGTCGGGATCAGCCAGCGGGCGATCGACGCGGGCGAGGTCCCCGCGCGGACGATCATGCTGCCGCTCTCGACGAACCCCCGCGCGAAGATGCAGGGGCTGCGGCGCGGGTTCGTGAAGCTGTTCTGCCGCCCGGCCACCGGCGTGGTCGTCGGCGGGGTCGTCGTGGCGCCGGTGGCGAGCGAGCTGATCCTGCCGATCGCGCTGGCGGTGCAGAACGGCCTCACCGTCGACGACCTGGCGTACACGTTCTCCGTGTACCCGTCGCTGTCCGGCTCGATCACCGAGGCCGGCCGCCAGCTGATGCGCCACGGTGATCTCGACTGA
- a CDS encoding VWA domain-containing protein, whose translation MTALTKGANTGVAARRLDVSLSWSDRPGLPDIDASALLLDADGRVRSDADLVFYNQPEHASGAVRHTGKAVGADTLHVDLGRVEDTVDRVVLAASADGGTFGDVPGLTLRLTDADGRGIVAEFAMTASTETAFIGGELYRRGGAWKFRAIGQGYASGLAGLAGDHGITVDDEPAPPVVEDRLPIDLRKRLDLRTRQVVVSLEEHGARGVAARVVLALDASGSMSRLYRDGVVGRVVERMAAVAAALDDDGALQAWTFATNPARLPDLAVDDLPEWVRLHVRVGEFRIRRRPRDLEPGQVDMAVVGGSNDEPKVIAQIRSFVASTPTPVPTLVLFFSDGGITRNREIERELRAAVDEPVFWQFVGLGRHNRFGVLEKLDTMTGRRVDNVGFFAVDDIDAVPDAELYDRLLAEFPSWITAARAAGVLG comes from the coding sequence ATGACCGCGCTGACGAAGGGCGCCAACACCGGCGTCGCCGCCCGGCGCCTCGACGTCTCCCTGAGCTGGTCGGACCGTCCCGGCCTGCCCGACATCGACGCGTCCGCCCTGCTCCTGGACGCCGACGGCCGCGTCCGGTCCGACGCCGACCTCGTGTTCTACAACCAGCCCGAGCACGCGTCCGGGGCGGTGCGGCACACGGGGAAGGCCGTGGGTGCCGACACCCTGCACGTCGACCTGGGACGGGTGGAGGACACCGTCGACCGCGTCGTGCTGGCCGCGTCGGCCGACGGCGGCACGTTCGGCGACGTCCCCGGCCTGACGCTCCGGCTGACCGACGCCGACGGGCGCGGGATCGTCGCCGAGTTCGCCATGACGGCGTCGACGGAGACCGCGTTCATCGGCGGCGAGCTGTACCGCCGCGGCGGGGCGTGGAAGTTCCGGGCGATCGGCCAGGGGTACGCGTCCGGGCTCGCCGGGCTGGCCGGAGACCACGGGATCACCGTCGACGACGAGCCCGCGCCCCCGGTCGTCGAGGACCGGTTGCCGATCGACCTGCGCAAACGCCTGGACCTGCGCACCCGCCAGGTCGTGGTGTCGCTGGAGGAGCACGGGGCCCGCGGGGTCGCCGCCCGCGTGGTGCTGGCGCTGGACGCGTCCGGCTCGATGAGCCGCCTCTACCGCGACGGTGTCGTCGGCCGGGTGGTGGAGCGGATGGCCGCGGTCGCCGCGGCCCTGGACGACGACGGCGCACTGCAGGCCTGGACGTTCGCCACGAACCCGGCTCGGCTGCCCGACCTCGCCGTCGACGACCTGCCGGAGTGGGTCCGGCTGCACGTGCGCGTCGGGGAGTTCCGGATCCGCAGGCGCCCGCGGGACCTGGAGCCCGGGCAGGTCGACATGGCGGTGGTCGGCGGGTCCAACGACGAGCCGAAGGTGATCGCGCAGATCCGGTCCTTCGTCGCGTCGACGCCCACCCCGGTGCCGACGCTCGTGCTGTTCTTCTCCGACGGCGGGATCACCCGCAACCGCGAGATCGAACGGGAGCTGCGCGCCGCCGTCGACGAGCCGGTGTTCTGGCAGTTCGTCGGGCTCGGGCGGCACAACCGGTTCGGCGTGCTGGAGAAGCTCGACACGATGACCGGGCGCCGTGTCGACAACGTCGGCTTCTTCGCCGTCGACGACATCGACGCGGTCCCCGACGCCGAGCTCTACGACCGGCTGCTCGCCGAGTTCCCGTCCTGGATCACCGCCGCACGGGCGGCCGGGGTGCTGGGCTGA
- a CDS encoding acetyl/propionyl/methylcrotonyl-CoA carboxylase subunit alpha yields the protein MPRLTKVLVANRGEIAVRVIRACADAGIGSVAVYADPDRDAPFVRLADEAFALGGSTAAESYLDIAKVVDAAKQAGADGIHPGYGFLSENADFAQAVIDADITWIGPTPQAIRDLGDKVTARHIATRAGAPLVPGTNDPVSGSDEVIAFAKEHGLPVAIKAAFGGGGRGMKVAREEKEIAELYDSAVREATAAFGRGECFVERYLDKPRHVEAQVLADTHGNVIVVGTRDCSLQRRFQKLVEEAPAPFLSDEQRATIHEASKAICKEADYHGAGTVEFLVGQDGLISFLEVNTRLQVEHPVSEETSGLDLVREQFRIAEGLELNLLEDPEPRGHSIEFRINGEDAGRGFLPAPGTVTSISFPAGPGVRVDAGVESGSVIGGQFDSLLAKLIVTGSDRAQALERSRRALAEFQVEGMATVLPFHRAVVADPAFAGEEFTVHTRWIETEWDNQVPPFEGGEGADEETAPRQSVVVEVGGRRLEVSLPGDIAFGGGGGGATAKAAPRKRGGGKGGSAASGDSVTAPMQGTIIKVAVADGDTVSAGDLVVVLEAMKMENPVTAHKDGTVTGLSAEQGASVTQGTVICEIKD from the coding sequence GTGCCGCGCTTGACCAAGGTTCTCGTCGCGAACCGCGGGGAGATCGCCGTCCGCGTCATCCGGGCCTGCGCCGACGCCGGCATCGGCAGCGTCGCGGTCTACGCCGACCCGGACCGGGACGCCCCGTTCGTCCGGTTGGCCGACGAGGCGTTCGCGCTCGGCGGCTCGACCGCCGCCGAGTCCTACCTCGACATCGCGAAGGTCGTCGACGCCGCGAAGCAGGCGGGCGCCGACGGCATCCACCCCGGCTACGGCTTCCTGTCGGAGAACGCCGACTTCGCCCAGGCCGTCATCGACGCGGACATCACCTGGATCGGCCCGACGCCGCAGGCCATCCGCGACCTTGGCGACAAGGTCACCGCCCGCCACATCGCCACCCGCGCGGGCGCCCCGCTGGTCCCCGGCACGAACGACCCCGTCTCGGGCTCCGACGAGGTGATCGCGTTCGCCAAGGAGCACGGTCTCCCGGTCGCGATCAAGGCGGCGTTCGGCGGCGGCGGGCGCGGCATGAAGGTCGCGCGCGAGGAGAAGGAGATCGCCGAGCTCTACGACTCGGCGGTCCGCGAGGCCACCGCGGCGTTCGGGCGCGGCGAGTGCTTCGTCGAGCGCTACCTCGACAAGCCCCGCCACGTCGAGGCGCAGGTGCTGGCCGACACCCACGGCAACGTGATCGTCGTCGGCACCCGCGACTGCTCGCTGCAGCGCCGCTTCCAGAAGCTCGTCGAGGAGGCACCCGCGCCGTTCCTGTCCGACGAGCAGCGCGCCACCATCCACGAGGCGTCGAAGGCCATCTGCAAGGAGGCCGACTACCACGGTGCGGGCACCGTCGAGTTCCTCGTCGGCCAGGACGGGCTGATCTCGTTCCTGGAGGTCAACACCCGGCTGCAGGTCGAACACCCGGTCTCGGAGGAGACCAGCGGGCTCGACCTCGTCCGCGAGCAGTTCCGCATCGCCGAGGGCCTCGAGCTGAACCTGCTGGAGGACCCGGAGCCGCGCGGGCACTCGATCGAGTTCCGGATCAACGGCGAGGACGCGGGCCGCGGCTTCCTGCCCGCCCCCGGCACCGTCACGTCGATCTCGTTCCCGGCCGGCCCGGGCGTCCGCGTCGACGCGGGCGTCGAGTCCGGCTCCGTCATCGGCGGGCAGTTCGACTCGCTGCTGGCGAAGCTGATCGTCACCGGCTCCGACCGCGCGCAGGCGCTGGAGCGCTCGCGCCGCGCGCTGGCGGAGTTCCAGGTCGAGGGTATGGCCACGGTCCTGCCCTTCCACCGCGCCGTGGTGGCGGACCCGGCGTTCGCCGGTGAGGAGTTCACCGTCCACACCCGGTGGATCGAGACCGAGTGGGACAACCAGGTCCCGCCGTTCGAGGGCGGCGAGGGTGCCGACGAGGAGACCGCGCCCCGGCAGTCGGTCGTCGTCGAGGTCGGCGGACGGCGCCTGGAGGTCTCGCTGCCCGGCGACATCGCGTTCGGCGGCGGGGGCGGCGGTGCCACGGCGAAGGCGGCCCCGCGCAAGCGCGGCGGGGGCAAGGGCGGCAGCGCGGCGTCGGGCGACTCCGTCACCGCGCCGATGCAGGGCACGATCATCAAGGTGGCCGTCGCCGACGGCGACACCGTCTCCGCGGGCGACCTCGTCGTCGTGCTGGAGGCCATGAAGATGGAGAACCCGGTCACCGCGCACAAGGACGGCACCGTCACGGGCCTCTCGGCGGAGCAGGGCGCCTCGGTCACCCAGGGCACCGTGATCTGCGAGATCAAGGACTAG
- a CDS encoding gamma-glutamylcyclotransferase has translation MPLYAAYGSNMDPAQMKQRAPHSPMAGTGWLQGWRLTFGGTDYAWEGALSTVVEAPGEQVFVVIYDVTDQDASQLDRWEGGELGMHKKLRLRVHTLEGDVLAWIYVLNDYEGGEPSARYLGVLADAAEQAGAPDDYVAALRNRPSSKSF, from the coding sequence GTGCCGCTCTACGCCGCTTACGGGTCGAACATGGACCCCGCCCAGATGAAGCAGCGCGCTCCCCACTCGCCGATGGCGGGAACCGGGTGGTTGCAGGGGTGGCGCCTCACGTTCGGCGGCACCGACTACGCCTGGGAGGGCGCGCTGTCGACCGTCGTCGAGGCGCCGGGTGAGCAGGTGTTCGTCGTCATCTACGACGTCACCGACCAGGACGCCTCGCAGCTCGACCGCTGGGAGGGCGGCGAGCTCGGGATGCACAAGAAGCTGCGCCTGCGGGTGCACACGCTCGAGGGCGACGTCCTCGCGTGGATCTACGTGCTCAACGACTACGAGGGCGGCGAGCCCAGCGCCCGCTACCTCGGGGTGCTCGCCGACGCCGCCGAGCAGGCCGGCGCACCCGACGACTACGTCGCCGCCCTGCGCAACCGCCCCAGCAGCAAGTCCTTCTGA
- a CDS encoding SufE family protein, producing the protein MTLPPQLAELVDDFAAVTPKQRLELLLELSRELPELPERFADAAGTMEQVHECQSPLFLAVEVDDAERVHLFFSAPPESPTTRGFASIMHTGLDGEPATDVLAVPDDFYTALGLAQAVSPLRLRGMSAMLGRIKKQVRAATG; encoded by the coding sequence ATGACCCTCCCGCCCCAGCTCGCCGAGCTGGTCGACGACTTCGCCGCCGTCACCCCGAAGCAGCGCCTCGAACTGCTCCTGGAGCTCTCCCGCGAGCTCCCGGAGCTGCCGGAGCGGTTCGCCGACGCCGCCGGGACGATGGAGCAGGTGCACGAGTGCCAGTCGCCGCTGTTCCTGGCGGTGGAGGTCGACGACGCCGAGCGCGTCCACCTGTTCTTCTCCGCGCCGCCGGAGTCCCCGACGACCCGCGGGTTCGCGTCGATCATGCACACGGGGCTCGACGGCGAGCCGGCCACCGACGTGCTCGCCGTGCCCGACGACTTCTACACCGCACTCGGGCTGGCCCAGGCGGTGAGCCCGCTGCGGCTGCGGGGTATGTCGGCGATGCTCGGCCGGATCAAGAAGCAGGTCCGCGCCGCGACCGGGTAG
- a CDS encoding sulfurtransferase produces MALQNDPDPKLAEYAHPERLVTTAWLAENLGADGLVVVESDEDVLLYETGHIPGSVKVDWHTELNDPTTRDYVDGARFAEICGERGITRDTTVVFYGDRNNWWATYALWVFSLFGHADVRMLDGGRAKWVAEGREMTTDAPKPEAVEYPVVERDDTAIRAFKDDVLTHLGKPLVDVRSPGEYSGELLHMPDYPQEGAVRGGHIPGAASVPWARAAAEDATFRSRAELAAIYEQEQGLSASDDVVAYCRIGERSSHTWFVLTHLLGFEHVRNYDGSWTEWGNAVRVPIVQGTERG; encoded by the coding sequence ATGGCTCTGCAGAACGACCCCGATCCGAAGCTCGCCGAGTACGCGCACCCGGAGCGCCTGGTCACCACGGCGTGGCTGGCCGAGAACCTCGGCGCCGACGGCCTCGTCGTCGTCGAGTCCGACGAGGACGTGCTGCTCTACGAGACCGGCCACATCCCCGGCTCGGTGAAGGTCGACTGGCACACCGAGCTCAACGACCCCACCACCCGCGACTACGTCGACGGCGCCCGTTTCGCCGAGATCTGCGGCGAGCGCGGCATCACCCGCGACACCACCGTCGTGTTCTACGGCGACCGCAACAACTGGTGGGCCACCTACGCGCTGTGGGTGTTCAGCCTGTTCGGCCACGCCGACGTCCGCATGCTCGACGGCGGGCGCGCGAAGTGGGTCGCCGAGGGCCGCGAGATGACGACCGACGCCCCGAAGCCCGAGGCCGTCGAGTACCCGGTCGTGGAGCGCGACGACACCGCGATCCGCGCGTTCAAGGACGACGTCCTCACGCACCTCGGCAAGCCTCTCGTCGACGTCCGCTCCCCCGGTGAGTACTCCGGCGAGCTGCTGCACATGCCCGACTACCCGCAGGAGGGCGCCGTCCGCGGCGGCCACATCCCCGGGGCGGCGAGCGTGCCATGGGCCCGCGCCGCCGCCGAGGACGCCACGTTCCGCTCCCGCGCCGAGCTGGCGGCGATCTACGAGCAGGAGCAGGGGCTCTCCGCGTCGGACGACGTGGTCGCGTACTGCCGCATCGGCGAGCGCTCCAGCCACACCTGGTTCGTGCTCACCCACCTGCTCGGCTTCGAGCACGTCCGCAACTACGACGGCAGCTGGACCGAGTGGGGCAACGCCGTGCGGGTCCCGATCGTCCAGGGGACCGAGCGCGGATGA
- a CDS encoding BTAD domain-containing putative transcriptional regulator, whose product MLIEFRLLGPVEAWRDGRRVELGGRKQRALLSALLVRAGRVVSLDQLIDDLWPHDPPPRAAATVQVFVSNLRRALEPDRPRGAPADLLVTAAPGYVLRTDAIDAVEFVRLAGDGRAALRDDDAERAADLLAAAEALWRDAALADVADAPFARAEAARLDELRLSCAEDRVDADLVLGRHAAVVAELEQRVDTHPLRERVRAQLMLALYRSGRQADALAVYAAGRHLLRDELGLEPGASLRELQRGVLRHDPALAWAPPGPVLDGPAFVEPDDEPGRVLVVDDSGVNRRLLVTALTGLGHEVVAVENGKRALDLLRTADVDVVLLDVVMPVLDGFATLAAIKADPRLDHLPVIMVSAVHELDAVVRCIDLGATDYLPKPFSAVVLRARLRSSLAAKRLRDIERDHLRRVDEVVSGSGRGDETARDDVVGRLARRLEQLTSDVTDRESALRAEIAALRAELGRSAS is encoded by the coding sequence GTGCTGATCGAGTTCCGGCTGCTCGGCCCGGTCGAGGCGTGGCGCGACGGCCGCCGGGTGGAGCTCGGGGGCCGCAAGCAGCGCGCGCTGCTCTCCGCGCTGCTGGTCCGGGCCGGCCGGGTGGTGTCGCTCGACCAGCTCATCGACGACCTGTGGCCGCACGATCCCCCGCCTCGCGCGGCCGCCACCGTGCAGGTGTTCGTCTCCAACCTGCGCCGGGCGCTCGAACCGGACCGGCCGCGCGGGGCCCCGGCCGACCTACTGGTCACCGCCGCCCCCGGATACGTGCTGCGCACCGACGCGATCGACGCCGTCGAGTTCGTCCGGCTCGCCGGGGACGGCCGGGCCGCCCTGCGCGACGACGACGCCGAGCGCGCGGCCGACCTCCTGGCCGCGGCCGAGGCGCTGTGGCGCGACGCCGCGCTCGCCGACGTCGCCGACGCCCCGTTCGCCCGCGCCGAGGCGGCCCGGCTCGACGAGCTCCGCCTGTCCTGCGCGGAGGACCGCGTCGACGCCGATCTCGTGCTCGGCCGGCACGCGGCGGTCGTCGCCGAGCTGGAGCAGCGCGTCGACACCCATCCGCTGCGGGAGCGGGTGCGGGCGCAGCTGATGCTGGCGCTGTACCGCTCCGGGCGCCAGGCCGACGCGCTCGCCGTCTACGCCGCGGGCCGCCACCTGCTCCGCGACGAGCTCGGTCTGGAGCCGGGGGCATCGCTGCGGGAGCTGCAGCGCGGCGTGCTGCGCCACGACCCCGCCCTGGCCTGGGCGCCGCCGGGACCCGTGCTCGACGGTCCGGCGTTCGTCGAGCCGGACGACGAGCCGGGCCGCGTGCTCGTCGTCGACGACTCCGGGGTGAACCGGCGCCTGCTCGTCACCGCGCTGACCGGTCTGGGGCACGAGGTGGTGGCCGTCGAGAACGGCAAGCGGGCCCTGGACCTGCTGCGCACCGCGGACGTCGACGTCGTGCTGCTCGACGTCGTCATGCCCGTGCTGGACGGCTTCGCGACGCTGGCCGCGATCAAGGCCGACCCGCGGCTCGACCACCTCCCGGTGATCATGGTGTCGGCCGTGCACGAGCTGGACGCCGTGGTGCGCTGCATCGACCTCGGCGCCACCGACTACCTGCCCAAGCCGTTCAGCGCGGTGGTGCTGCGGGCCCGCCTGCGCTCGTCGCTCGCGGCGAAGCGCCTGCGCGACATCGAGCGCGACCACCTGCGTCGCGTGGACGAGGTCGTCTCCGGATCGGGCCGGGGGGACGAGACGGCGCGCGACGACGTCGTGGGCCGGCTCGCGCGGCGGCTGGAGCAGTTGACGAGCGACGTGACCGACCGCGAGTCGGCGCTGCGAGCGGAGATCGCGGCACTGCGCGCGGAGCTGGGGAGGTCGGCGTCGTGA